A portion of the Patescibacteria group bacterium genome contains these proteins:
- a CDS encoding oligosaccharide flippase family protein, translating into MTKLVKWQFFSMISRFAAMGIGILQSIFVVRYLSTAEYGLVGLVTSLGSVVGILLHLGLVSGTIREIAANEDVREKFQIFVTSFFIRLSVAVLLSLVLFFSAPLVARKFYSHPEIAFPIRIFAVTLFVQSVQGIFDAVLSGFKRFKQLFVFQVAIALVSLALYIPLILKFGFYGYFWAMLGLAIIHSFALFVLAIDCFSKQFGYLAFPLKQFPALVQKLFRNLGWNRLIVYGKRIFSVGFSIYIVKILFTLWEKFGPLALGRVVSASDLGIFNFGLFFATKLMTASDAVTAVNLPVFSESFGDGLEKFRQEFDSNFKKIFAFITFSAATAVFWSPELFYIVVGSKYNATLPLVPWLVVAFWCYSFVNIINSSILIPAKMTRDMIVSYLILLVGTAVSFFVLPDGLYAMAYAMFLGSDLALLWQAFALLRYPGISIFRRETVVLMIISIPLFALYLVFSSLVFKALFFIVIFLAFAYFVDRFGILKFSRVCELINKRL; encoded by the coding sequence ATGACTAAATTAGTTAAATGGCAATTTTTTAGTATGATTTCGCGCTTTGCAGCCATGGGCATTGGTATTCTGCAAAGCATTTTTGTTGTCCGTTATCTTTCCACAGCAGAGTACGGGTTGGTTGGTTTGGTTACCTCGTTGGGAAGTGTGGTTGGAATTCTTTTGCACTTGGGCTTGGTTTCGGGAACAATTAGGGAAATTGCTGCGAATGAGGACGTGCGCGAAAAATTCCAGATCTTTGTTACATCTTTTTTTATCCGGTTAAGTGTGGCTGTTTTGCTTTCTCTTGTTCTTTTCTTTTCTGCTCCCTTGGTTGCTCGGAAGTTTTACTCTCATCCAGAGATTGCTTTTCCAATTAGGATTTTTGCAGTAACACTTTTTGTTCAGTCTGTTCAGGGTATTTTTGATGCAGTGCTTTCAGGTTTTAAGAGATTTAAGCAATTGTTTGTTTTTCAAGTAGCAATTGCTTTAGTCAGCTTGGCTTTATATATTCCTTTAATTTTAAAATTTGGGTTTTACGGTTACTTTTGGGCAATGTTGGGTCTAGCCATAATTCATTCTTTTGCTCTTTTTGTTTTGGCAATTGATTGTTTCAGTAAACAGTTTGGTTATTTAGCGTTTCCTCTGAAACAGTTTCCTGCTTTGGTTCAAAAACTGTTTCGTAATTTAGGATGGAATCGGCTTATTGTTTATGGAAAACGGATCTTTTCTGTAGGTTTTTCTATTTATATTGTTAAAATTTTATTTACTCTTTGGGAAAAATTCGGGCCGTTGGCGTTAGGTAGAGTAGTTAGCGCTTCGGACTTGGGTATATTTAATTTTGGTTTGTTTTTTGCAACCAAACTTATGACTGCGTCCGATGCGGTAACTGCAGTTAATCTTCCTGTTTTTTCAGAAAGTTTTGGGGATGGGCTGGAGAAGTTTAGGCAAGAATTTGATTCTAATTTTAAGAAGATTTTTGCTTTTATTACATTTTCTGCTGCTACTGCTGTTTTTTGGTCTCCTGAGCTTTTTTACATAGTAGTAGGAAGTAAATATAATGCTACTTTGCCTCTTGTTCCTTGGTTAGTTGTTGCTTTTTGGTGTTATTCTTTTGTCAATATTATTAATTCTAGTATATTAATTCCAGCTAAGATGACTCGAGACATGATTGTTTCTTATTTAATTCTATTGGTGGGAACTGCAGTATCGTTTTTTGTTTTACCAGACGGTCTTTATGCAATGGCATATGCGATGTTTCTGGGAAGCGATTTAGCACTACTTTGGCAAGCTTTTGCTCTTTTGCGCTATCCCGGAATTAGCATTTTTAGGCGGGAGACTGTTGTGCTAATGATTATTTCTATACCTCTTTTTGCTTTGTATCTTGTTTTTTCTAGTTTGGTTTTTAAAGCTTTGTTCTTTATCGTGATTTTTCTTGCGTTTGCTTATTTTGTGGACAGGTTTGGGATATTAAAATTTAGTAGAGTTTGCGAGCTTATAAATAAGCGACTTTAG
- a CDS encoding glycosyltransferase family 2 protein, with protein MLSVVIPIYNEEKSLGKLYDRLTKTLSKIDEEYEIIAVNDGSSDDSLRVLKKLHKQDSRFKVVDFRRNFGQTAALAAGFDYAQGDVVVSIDADLENDPNDVPKLLDKLDEGYDIVSGWRQNRWVGGLLQKIVRRVPSEIANFLVRRVTGLELHDTGCTLKAYRAEVLEHVELYGEMHRFVPAIATRYGAKIAEVPVNYQPREFGSSKYGFSRTVRVLLDLVLLKFLLGYGTRPIQFFGLLGVVLGGLGFVFSLYLTYVKFGLNQSIGQRPLLLLAVLLMVLGVQFVTMGLLGEIVMRTYFESQNKKIYAVREFLD; from the coding sequence ATGTTGTCAGTAGTTATACCAATTTATAATGAAGAGAAAAGTCTCGGGAAGCTTTATGACCGTTTAACTAAGACTTTATCAAAGATAGATGAGGAGTACGAAATTATTGCTGTAAATGACGGTTCTAGCGACGATTCTTTGCGAGTTCTAAAAAAGCTTCATAAGCAGGACTCCCGCTTTAAGGTAGTTGATTTTCGCCGAAATTTTGGGCAGACTGCTGCGTTGGCTGCAGGTTTTGATTATGCGCAGGGCGACGTGGTTGTTTCTATTGATGCAGATTTAGAAAATGATCCAAATGATGTTCCAAAGCTTTTGGATAAGCTTGATGAGGGTTATGATATTGTTTCTGGTTGGCGGCAAAACCGGTGGGTTGGAGGGTTACTTCAAAAGATTGTCCGCCGTGTTCCTTCTGAGATAGCTAATTTTCTGGTCCGAAGAGTAACAGGACTTGAACTTCATGATACAGGGTGTACTCTCAAAGCTTATCGGGCGGAAGTTTTGGAGCATGTTGAGCTTTACGGGGAAATGCATCGGTTTGTTCCTGCAATTGCAACTCGTTACGGAGCTAAAATTGCCGAGGTCCCGGTAAACTACCAGCCGCGAGAGTTTGGTTCTTCTAAATATGGGTTTTCACGTACAGTACGTGTTCTTTTGGATTTGGTTCTTCTTAAGTTTCTTTTGGGTTATGGTACAAGACCAATTCAGTTTTTTGGACTGCTAGGTGTTGTGCTTGGAGGTTTGGGATTTGTTTTTTCGTTATATTTGACGTACGTGAAATTTGGGTTGAATCAATCAATTGGACAGAGACCCCTTCTTCTGCTAGCTGTGCTGTTGATGGTTTTGGGTGTGCAGTTTGTAACCATGGGTCTTTTGGGTGAGATAGTGATGCGGACTTATTTTGAGTCGCAAAACAAGAAAATTTATGCGGTGAGGGAGTTTTTGGATTAG